The following coding sequences lie in one Mercenaria mercenaria strain notata chromosome 5, MADL_Memer_1, whole genome shotgun sequence genomic window:
- the LOC128556878 gene encoding uncharacterized protein LOC128556878, with translation MSANKMSMRKAGAAKMSQNEAVKKLQGGRRKQIQFFRLTFQELKEKYISAAESVLLDALVNDDMPPGRIPSASKGKSRVIRPSSAAANIQTHPSFSTGLYDNVTLRPATAAAAGRRQEPAPLVQRPATQAVGARRQWRTSKEDTVLEPKEINKQPRRLTIGAVDGIARDTTKIHRPGISQGSQATLLKSKVVSLLYSLFNWRFVYIGFD, from the exons ATGTCTGCTAACAAAATGTCAATGCGCAAGGCTGGTGCTGccaaaat GTCCCAAAACGAGGCTGTCAAGAAACTACAGGGAGGACGACGtaaacaaatacaattttttcGCTTGACATTTCAAGAATTGAAGGAGAAATACATCAGTGCTGCTGAATCTGTATTGCTAGACGCCCTCGTTAACGACGACATGCCGCCCGGACGTATTCCGTCGGCGTCAAAAGGCAAGAGCCGCGTGATTAGACCGAGTTCGGCTGCTGCCAATATCCAGACTCATCCGTCGTTTTCAACCGGTCTCTACGACAATGTCACGCTTCGACCAGCCACGGCAGCTGCCGCCGGACGAAGACAAGAACCTGCTCCGCTAGTACAGAGGCCAGCTACTCAGGCAGTCGGTGCTAGACGCCAGTGGAGAACCAGCAAGGAAGATACGGTTTTGGAGCCAAAAGAAATCAACAAACAGCCTCGCAGGCTTACAATCGGGGCTGTGGATGGGATTGCAAGGGATACAACCAAAATACATAGGCCAGGGATTAGCCAAGGCAGTCAAGCAACGTTGTTAAAGAGCAAGGTAGTTTCTTTATTATATTCATTGTTTAATTGGCGATTTGTTTACATTGGATTTGATTGA